A stretch of Amycolatopsis balhimycina FH 1894 DNA encodes these proteins:
- a CDS encoding STAS domain-containing protein, which translates to MFETDGVGNAGGAADGVKLETLGDALVLRVTGALDLTLAPKVRQLVERARRLAPPVLVIDLTEVDFLASAGMAELVRAHRLAASTAVRVVATGRVTLRPLELTRLADELVIVPTLSAALDRV; encoded by the coding sequence ATGTTCGAGACGGATGGTGTGGGGAATGCCGGTGGCGCGGCGGACGGAGTGAAACTCGAAACGCTGGGCGACGCGCTTGTCCTGCGGGTAACCGGAGCTCTCGATCTCACTCTGGCGCCGAAGGTCCGTCAGCTCGTCGAACGCGCGCGGCGGCTGGCCCCGCCGGTGTTGGTCATCGACCTGACCGAGGTCGACTTCTTGGCATCCGCGGGGATGGCGGAACTGGTGCGGGCCCATCGCCTCGCCGCGTCGACGGCAGTGCGGGTCGTGGCCACGGGGCGGGTCACTTTGCGTCCGCTCGAGCTCACGCGGCTGGCCGACGAACTGGTGATCGTTCCGACGCTCTCGGCCGCGCTGGATCGTGTGTGA
- a CDS encoding TetR/AcrR family transcriptional regulator produces the protein MTTTRRTQQQRRDQAEAALLGAAAELVVEQGVRSLTLARVGERAGYSRGLVTHHFGSKQVLLERLARATQTGFVPGLGGLSPGLDRLLRLIDGYVGALGGVGVLNRAFLLLWAEAATASELAPIFRERDEAFRADLREDVAAGIDDGTIRPDVEPGEVAIAVVGQLRGIGLQRLLDSKAVDTERLRRSVTEYWHRTLSRSHA, from the coding sequence ATGACCACTACCCGTCGTACCCAGCAGCAGCGCCGCGACCAGGCCGAAGCCGCGTTGCTGGGCGCCGCCGCCGAACTCGTCGTCGAACAGGGCGTGCGCTCGCTGACGCTGGCGCGCGTGGGTGAGCGCGCCGGGTACAGCCGCGGCCTGGTCACTCATCACTTCGGGTCCAAGCAGGTACTCCTCGAACGCCTGGCTCGCGCGACGCAGACCGGATTCGTGCCCGGGCTCGGTGGCCTGTCACCTGGTCTGGACCGGCTCCTGCGGCTGATCGACGGGTACGTCGGAGCGCTCGGCGGAGTGGGTGTGCTGAACCGGGCGTTCCTGCTGCTGTGGGCCGAGGCGGCCACGGCGTCGGAGCTGGCCCCGATCTTCCGCGAGCGGGACGAGGCGTTTCGCGCCGACCTGCGCGAAGACGTCGCCGCGGGAATCGACGACGGCACCATCCGGCCCGACGTCGAACCCGGCGAGGTGGCGATCGCCGTCGTCGGGCAACTCCGGGGAATCGGGCTGCAGCGACTTCTCGATTCGAAAGCCGTCGACACCGAACGGTTGCGGCGGTCGGTCACCGAGTACTGGCATCGGACGCTGAGCCGATCCCACGCTTGA
- a CDS encoding AI-2E family transporter, whose translation MTTDQPVSRERDSSEEVLSAVPHGLRVAAAVCWRALVVAGALTVVGFLAVKLASVVVPVAVALLLAGLFSPAVSWLTRRKVPRGLATAIVLVVGIALAGGVVTFVVITVTAGMPGLIDQVTASVTDLHAWLRAGPLHLSQGQLDEMLGNLTAMLGRNKSVIASGALTTAVTVGELLAELLLVVFCLIFFLAQGRAIWVFVLRAVPARLRDRVDVAGRSGFTTLAHYIRGTAAVAFVDAAGIGLGLVIIGVPLAAPLSTLVFLGAFVPVIGSVIAGAVAVLVALVTHGAWSAVIVLAVVVGVMQVESHVLQPLLLGRAVRLHPLAVVLALAAGLVVAGVVGALLAVPLVAVFSSGVRSLTARPDPE comes from the coding sequence ATGACAACCGATCAGCCGGTGAGCCGGGAGAGGGACTCCTCCGAGGAGGTCCTGTCCGCGGTTCCCCACGGACTCCGGGTCGCGGCCGCCGTCTGCTGGCGCGCGCTGGTCGTCGCGGGTGCCCTGACCGTCGTGGGCTTCCTGGCCGTCAAGCTGGCGTCCGTGGTGGTCCCCGTCGCTGTCGCCCTGTTGCTGGCCGGTCTCTTCTCGCCTGCCGTTTCCTGGCTGACGCGCAGGAAGGTCCCACGCGGGCTCGCCACCGCGATCGTGCTCGTCGTGGGCATCGCGCTGGCCGGCGGCGTTGTCACGTTCGTGGTCATCACTGTCACCGCGGGTATGCCCGGGCTGATCGATCAGGTCACGGCGAGCGTGACGGACCTGCACGCCTGGCTGCGCGCCGGGCCGCTGCACCTGAGCCAGGGCCAGCTCGACGAGATGCTCGGCAACCTGACCGCCATGCTCGGCCGGAACAAGTCGGTGATCGCCTCGGGGGCGCTCACCACGGCGGTGACCGTGGGCGAGCTGCTCGCCGAGTTGCTGCTGGTGGTGTTCTGCCTGATCTTCTTCCTCGCCCAGGGGCGGGCGATCTGGGTGTTCGTGCTGCGGGCCGTGCCGGCGCGCCTGCGCGATCGCGTCGACGTCGCCGGGCGCAGCGGGTTCACCACCCTGGCGCACTACATCCGCGGCACGGCGGCCGTCGCGTTCGTCGACGCCGCCGGCATCGGCCTCGGGCTGGTGATCATCGGAGTCCCGCTGGCCGCCCCGTTGAGCACGCTGGTCTTCCTCGGCGCGTTCGTCCCGGTCATCGGCTCGGTGATCGCCGGCGCGGTCGCCGTCCTCGTGGCCCTGGTGACCCACGGCGCATGGTCGGCCGTCATCGTGCTCGCCGTCGTGGTCGGCGTGATGCAGGTCGAAAGCCATGTGCTGCAACCACTGCTGCTCGGGCGGGCGGTCCGGCTGCACCCGCTGGCCGTCGTCCTCGCGCTCGCTGCCGGGCTCGTCGTCGCGGGCGTCGTCGGCGCCTTGCTCGCTGTGCCGCTGGTGGCGGTCTTCAGTTCGGGCGTGCGGAGCTTGACCGCCCGGCCGGATCCGGAGTGA
- a CDS encoding MerR family transcriptional regulator, with protein MIPAQYDPAAPRPAGKFDDEHYPGYTMGRAAEMLGTTQNFLRSLDEAGLIEPQRSAGGHRRYSRHQLRIAARVRQLVDEGTAIDAACRIISLEDQLHEARLRNTSPQPAAG; from the coding sequence ATGATCCCTGCCCAATACGACCCGGCCGCACCCAGGCCGGCCGGCAAGTTCGACGACGAGCACTACCCCGGCTACACCATGGGCCGGGCCGCGGAAATGCTCGGCACCACGCAGAACTTCCTGCGCAGCCTCGACGAAGCCGGTTTGATCGAGCCACAGCGCTCCGCCGGCGGGCACCGGCGCTACTCCCGCCACCAGTTGCGCATCGCCGCGCGGGTACGGCAACTCGTCGACGAAGGCACCGCCATCGACGCCGCGTGCCGCATCATCTCCCTCGAAGACCAGCTCCACGAAGCCCGGCTACGCAACACCAGTCCCCAACCCGCCGCCGGCTGA
- a CDS encoding PP2C family protein-serine/threonine phosphatase encodes MDSEWSGVAVDGVALEPGDVLAAAETAPPVESVEVVARDLAKRFGAFDVSFLLVDLIEEHLVRLTSTAQDPDGRAPEPVDLPGSVYERVLRTQQPWQEPNDGGVRAVLPVTNRGDCVGVLEVTVPICDDAVLVQLGHAAHALAYVIVTDRRFTDRYHTGRRTTPMSLAAEIQHQLLPSASCCEAAQFTIAGALVPADDIGGDTYDYSLDRETLHLSITDAAGHDVASALTATLLVGALRGARRAGRDLAEQAQQANRALLDHGGEVALATGLLLRVGLQTGRVELVNAGHPPPLLLRDGVVGPIELESDLLFGVRPYRYRVQRLDLRPGDRLVLLTDGMFERAAAGADLPALVRRTAGLHTRELVRAATSAVTHACRGHLQDDATVLCLDWHGTERTERLADNGADTETASPA; translated from the coding sequence GTGGACTCCGAGTGGTCGGGGGTGGCGGTGGACGGTGTGGCGTTGGAACCGGGCGATGTGCTGGCGGCGGCCGAGACCGCCCCGCCCGTCGAATCTGTCGAGGTCGTCGCGCGCGACCTGGCGAAGCGGTTCGGTGCCTTCGACGTGTCCTTCCTCCTGGTCGACCTCATCGAGGAACACCTGGTCCGGCTGACCTCGACCGCGCAGGACCCGGACGGGCGCGCCCCCGAGCCGGTCGATCTGCCGGGCAGCGTCTACGAGCGAGTGCTGCGCACCCAGCAGCCGTGGCAGGAGCCGAACGACGGCGGGGTGCGGGCGGTGCTGCCGGTGACCAACCGCGGCGACTGCGTCGGCGTCCTCGAGGTCACCGTGCCCATCTGCGACGACGCGGTGCTGGTCCAGCTGGGCCACGCCGCCCACGCGCTGGCCTACGTCATCGTCACCGACCGCCGCTTCACCGACCGCTACCACACCGGCCGGCGCACCACCCCGATGAGCCTGGCCGCGGAAATCCAGCACCAGCTGCTGCCCTCGGCGTCCTGCTGCGAGGCAGCCCAGTTCACCATCGCCGGCGCCCTGGTGCCCGCCGACGACATCGGCGGCGACACCTACGACTACTCCCTCGACCGCGAAACCCTGCACCTGTCGATCACCGACGCCGCCGGGCACGACGTGGCCTCGGCACTGACCGCGACCCTGCTGGTCGGCGCGCTGCGCGGGGCCCGTCGAGCCGGTCGCGACCTGGCAGAACAGGCGCAGCAAGCCAACCGGGCGCTGCTCGACCACGGCGGCGAGGTGGCACTGGCGACCGGGCTGCTGCTGCGCGTCGGCCTGCAAACGGGCCGGGTCGAGCTGGTGAACGCCGGACATCCCCCACCACTGCTGCTGCGCGACGGTGTGGTGGGGCCGATCGAGCTGGAATCGGATCTGCTTTTCGGCGTCCGCCCGTACCGGTACCGGGTGCAACGGCTGGATCTGCGTCCCGGTGACCGGCTGGTGCTGCTCACCGACGGCATGTTCGAACGCGCCGCCGCCGGCGCCGACCTGCCCGCTCTGGTCCGCCGGACCGCCGGGCTGCACACCAGAGAGCTGGTGCGGGCCGCGACCAGTGCGGTGACGCACGCCTGCCGCGGTCACCTGCAGGACGACGCCACCGTGCTGTGCCTGGACTGGCACGGGACCGAGCGCACCGAACGCCTGGCCGACAACGGCGCCGACACGGAGACCGCCTCGCCCGCCTAG
- a CDS encoding sensor histidine kinase produces the protein MPVSAECSFVHPALFYGTPAEYLAGTVPFVTGALAMGEPVAVAVPPANLELLRRELGAAADRVHLLDMTQVGRNPGRIIPGVLRAFADAHPAVHVRIIGEPVWAGRSEAEYPACAQHEALINHAFAGRWVTILCPYDTASLGPVALADAVRTHPWLVDGAGEWRASGAYSPDDVVADYNRELPEPADAAMLVVAPNGLRELRKFVEETAVRAGLAEDRAHDVVLVVTELASNSVEHARGDATVLLGLGGGQLVCQVRDRGHIADPLAGRLPEVPGQVRGRGLLLVNHLVDLVRVHTAPSGTTVEVRFELG, from the coding sequence ATGCCCGTGTCGGCCGAGTGCTCTTTCGTGCACCCGGCGTTGTTCTACGGCACGCCGGCGGAGTACCTCGCCGGTACGGTGCCGTTCGTCACCGGGGCGCTGGCGATGGGGGAGCCGGTGGCCGTGGCGGTGCCGCCGGCCAACCTCGAGCTGCTGCGACGCGAGCTCGGGGCTGCTGCCGACCGGGTGCACCTGCTGGACATGACCCAGGTCGGACGCAACCCGGGCCGGATCATCCCGGGTGTCCTGCGGGCGTTCGCCGACGCGCACCCCGCCGTCCACGTGCGGATCATCGGCGAGCCGGTCTGGGCCGGGCGGTCCGAGGCGGAATACCCGGCGTGCGCGCAGCACGAGGCCCTGATCAACCACGCCTTCGCCGGCCGGTGGGTGACGATCTTGTGTCCCTATGACACGGCGTCCCTGGGGCCGGTCGCGCTGGCGGACGCCGTCCGGACGCATCCGTGGCTGGTGGACGGCGCGGGTGAGTGGCGAGCGAGCGGCGCGTACTCGCCCGACGACGTGGTCGCCGACTACAACCGCGAACTTCCGGAGCCGGCGGACGCCGCCATGCTGGTGGTCGCCCCGAACGGACTGCGCGAGCTGCGCAAGTTCGTCGAGGAGACGGCCGTCCGCGCCGGTCTGGCCGAGGACCGCGCCCACGACGTCGTGCTCGTCGTGACGGAGCTGGCGTCCAACAGTGTCGAGCACGCGCGCGGTGACGCGACGGTTCTGCTGGGTCTGGGCGGTGGGCAGCTGGTCTGCCAGGTCCGCGATCGGGGACACATCGCGGACCCGCTCGCGGGGCGCCTGCCGGAAGTGCCCGGCCAGGTGCGGGGTCGCGGGCTGCTGCTGGTCAACCACCTCGTCGACTTGGTCCGCGTGCACACCGCGCCATCCGGCACCACCGTCGAAGTCCGCTTCGAACTCGGCTGA
- a CDS encoding AfsR/SARP family transcriptional regulator: MYADLRLLGPLEVVGSRGSVSFAGGRRRSVFALLALRPGRLVSRSSLIDALWGDDAPATATKTLQGHIAQVRKALSGAGLGGVLVTREPGYVLEVDPAQVDTHRFAEHVRAGCAALDRGDGAEAHVRLEAGLALWRGDPLADCAVAGWAVAELTRLCEARALAEEQTVTALLMAGRHADAVGEIERLVGRYPSRERLWELLMVALHRSGRQADALRTYRRVRSVLVEEFGVEPGPELRRLEAAVLAGEPDVATYLPRPPAGRRRELSLADSRCARP, from the coding sequence ATGTATGCCGACTTGCGTCTGCTCGGGCCGTTGGAGGTCGTCGGGTCTCGCGGCAGTGTGTCGTTCGCCGGTGGGCGGCGCCGGTCGGTGTTCGCGCTGCTCGCGTTGCGGCCCGGGCGGTTGGTGTCGCGTTCGTCGTTGATCGACGCGTTGTGGGGCGACGACGCGCCGGCGACGGCCACGAAGACGCTGCAGGGGCACATCGCGCAGGTGCGCAAGGCGCTGTCGGGAGCCGGGCTCGGCGGTGTGCTGGTGACCAGGGAGCCCGGTTACGTGCTCGAGGTCGATCCGGCGCAGGTCGACACGCACCGGTTCGCCGAGCACGTCCGGGCTGGGTGCGCGGCACTGGACCGGGGCGACGGTGCGGAGGCGCACGTGCGGCTCGAGGCGGGGCTCGCGTTGTGGCGGGGTGATCCCCTCGCGGACTGCGCGGTGGCCGGCTGGGCCGTCGCCGAGCTCACCCGGCTGTGTGAGGCGAGGGCGTTGGCGGAGGAGCAGACGGTCACGGCCCTGCTCATGGCCGGCCGGCACGCCGATGCCGTGGGGGAGATCGAGCGGTTGGTGGGCCGGTATCCGTCGCGGGAGCGGCTGTGGGAGCTGCTGATGGTCGCGTTGCACCGGTCCGGCAGGCAGGCGGACGCGTTGCGGACCTACCGGCGGGTGCGGTCGGTGCTCGTCGAGGAGTTCGGCGTCGAACCCGGGCCGGAGCTACGGCGGCTGGAGGCGGCGGTGCTGGCCGGTGAGCCCGACGTGGCAACGTACCTCCCGCGGCCACCAGCCGGCCGGAGGCGGGAGCTGAGCCTGGCCGATTCCCGGTGCGCGAGACCCTGA
- a CDS encoding RICIN domain-containing protein codes for MRARKLLTVVAVVVGVTTGEVVAAGSAGAASSGTDVRAGTFQLMNITTNLCAGPSVKPETGRQVVQRRCTGLPATLWAAQPVPESINTLLVNQDTGLCMDLIDGTGDDLPVVQAPCSPKLVSQQWQFVTREVPNRVKIVNAKLGQCLEVENGEAPVGAPVQVSACVFSARHQIWQTGAVSAT; via the coding sequence ATGCGAGCAAGAAAACTGCTGACCGTGGTGGCCGTGGTCGTCGGTGTCACGACGGGAGAGGTCGTGGCGGCCGGTTCGGCGGGCGCGGCGAGCTCCGGCACCGATGTCCGGGCCGGCACTTTCCAGCTGATGAACATCACGACCAACCTGTGTGCCGGCCCGTCGGTCAAGCCGGAGACCGGCAGACAGGTGGTACAGCGGCGCTGTACGGGCCTGCCGGCCACGTTGTGGGCGGCACAACCGGTTCCGGAGTCGATCAACACCCTGCTCGTCAACCAGGACACCGGTCTGTGCATGGACCTGATCGACGGGACCGGTGACGACCTGCCGGTCGTGCAGGCGCCCTGTTCTCCCAAGCTGGTCAGCCAGCAGTGGCAGTTCGTGACACGCGAGGTTCCCAACCGGGTCAAGATCGTGAACGCGAAGCTCGGGCAGTGCCTCGAAGTCGAGAACGGTGAGGCGCCGGTCGGCGCACCGGTCCAGGTGTCGGCTTGCGTCTTCTCGGCCCGCCACCAGATATGGCAGACGGGTGCGGTTTCCGCGACGTGA
- a CDS encoding DUF6292 family protein, with protein sequence MEHSELDTRTLERGLGEYVRAVAAAVGVPDESTTVEISDTATAYLGLPRRWLDRPDHDVMLVWSERRGWSLAVETEPAEDPVVIARHGGDDLVPSPGAVARFVADAAAGHHTGEEGPAPATVTTRKSLTERLRPYLRSR encoded by the coding sequence ATGGAGCACTCCGAACTCGACACCCGAACCCTCGAGCGCGGCCTGGGCGAGTACGTGCGCGCGGTCGCGGCCGCGGTCGGCGTCCCGGACGAGAGCACCACGGTGGAGATCAGCGACACGGCCACCGCCTACCTCGGGCTGCCCCGGCGGTGGCTCGACCGGCCCGACCACGACGTCATGCTGGTGTGGAGCGAACGGCGGGGGTGGTCGCTCGCGGTGGAAACCGAGCCTGCCGAAGATCCGGTCGTCATCGCGCGCCATGGCGGTGACGACCTCGTGCCGAGCCCGGGCGCGGTCGCGCGGTTCGTCGCCGACGCCGCCGCCGGGCACCACACCGGCGAGGAGGGGCCCGCCCCGGCGACCGTGACGACCCGCAAGTCGCTGACCGAGCGGCTGAGGCCCTACCTCCGCTCTCGGTGA
- a CDS encoding AraC family transcriptional regulator, with protein sequence MDVLSDAIAAVRVGQPTSNRLQAGSTWCYRFAPYEGAGFHVLLRGSGWLLPDGGTPVALGPGDAVLVPHGGAHTLSSAPDAAGAVPFETAVAEPDGRTEFLCGKYRLAHPRRHPLLASLPEVVHLPAEIGRQPELRAAIDLLGGEVSDRRPGSATVLTGLLDLLLVYLIRAWLDGHPGTGWPQALRDPEIAAALEALHEHPEAPWRIEDLAARVGLSRATLARRFTALTGQPPMAYLTWWRLTTAARLLQDTDLPLPSIAANVGYASPFAFSHAFKRQFGVAPGGFRAGR encoded by the coding sequence ATGGACGTGCTGAGTGACGCGATCGCCGCGGTGCGGGTCGGGCAGCCCACGTCGAACCGCCTCCAGGCCGGTTCGACGTGGTGCTACCGCTTCGCGCCGTACGAGGGCGCGGGCTTCCACGTGCTGCTGCGCGGCAGCGGCTGGCTGCTCCCGGACGGCGGGACGCCGGTGGCGCTCGGCCCCGGCGACGCGGTCCTGGTCCCGCACGGCGGCGCGCACACCCTGTCCTCGGCGCCGGACGCGGCCGGCGCGGTGCCGTTCGAAACGGCGGTGGCCGAGCCGGACGGCCGGACCGAGTTCCTGTGCGGCAAGTACCGGCTGGCCCACCCGCGGCGGCACCCCCTGCTCGCGAGCCTGCCGGAGGTGGTGCACCTGCCCGCCGAGATCGGGCGGCAGCCCGAACTGCGCGCGGCCATCGACCTGCTCGGCGGCGAGGTGAGCGACCGGCGGCCGGGCTCGGCCACGGTCCTCACCGGCCTGCTGGACCTGCTGCTGGTCTACCTGATCCGCGCGTGGCTGGACGGCCACCCGGGCACGGGCTGGCCGCAGGCGCTGCGAGACCCCGAAATCGCCGCCGCGCTGGAAGCCCTGCACGAGCATCCCGAAGCGCCGTGGCGGATCGAGGACCTGGCCGCCCGGGTGGGCTTGTCCCGGGCGACCCTGGCCCGCCGGTTCACGGCGCTGACGGGTCAGCCGCCCATGGCGTACTTGACCTGGTGGCGGCTGACGACGGCGGCGCGCCTGCTCCAGGACACGGACCTGCCCTTGCCGTCGATCGCCGCGAACGTCGGTTACGCCTCACCGTTCGCGTTCTCGCACGCGTTCAAGCGCCAGTTCGGCGTCGCGCCGGGCGGTTTCCGGGCCGGCCGCTGA
- a CDS encoding ATP-binding SpoIIE family protein phosphatase: MTGHSGFDELIDALRGAFVGRDGDPLDVGTHQLDDAQLHRLMDGDPDDGLAVVVPGTAVLEELLPGVPVSAAVGVVSRGQGVLMFATDPVGHRHRTLVEGAGLVTGPVAGLVRELRAEASVLDLVHSVGRELTAQLDRDRMVQNATDAATKATGAAFGAFFYNLVDELGESYTGYTISGVPREAFSRFPMPRNNEVFAPTFDGAGTFRSADITQDTRFGRNAPYYGMPEGHLPVCSYLAVPVISPTTEEVLGGFFFGHPQPDRFTARHEFLAEGIARYAAIALDNARLYERERTLVTELSRSMLPDVPEVAGADVVTRYLPAATGSKIGGDWFDVIPLTSGATAFVIGDVVGHGVTAATIMGQVRIAIRSYALLELRPSEVLRNVSQLTAGLAEAGFVTCFYAVHDPGRRILTYANAGHLPAILVEPQGETHQIGEALAQPLGVGAEFPERTTPFPPGVDLVLYTDGLVESRTRDLTVGIEWLLEGIGRVLGAADLETAWDELISELTLGRHDDDIALIHVHRRVDPPAAEFHQRADATVDQLAGLRSGLTRWAAGLGMSVERHEDLVLASYEAMSNSVEHAYRDHPRPGGLEVHGERHRGEVTVTVTDYGTWKAPDVTDTLRGRGHLLIDALADHTSTIHRDNGTTVTLTWTLPG; encoded by the coding sequence GTGACCGGCCACAGCGGATTCGATGAGCTGATCGACGCGTTGCGCGGCGCTTTCGTCGGCCGCGACGGTGACCCGCTCGACGTCGGGACACACCAGCTGGACGACGCTCAGCTGCACCGCCTGATGGACGGTGACCCGGACGACGGCCTGGCCGTGGTCGTTCCCGGCACTGCGGTGCTGGAGGAGCTGCTGCCCGGGGTGCCGGTGTCCGCGGCCGTGGGCGTCGTCAGCCGTGGACAGGGCGTGCTGATGTTCGCCACCGACCCGGTCGGCCACCGCCACCGGACTCTCGTGGAGGGCGCCGGCCTGGTGACCGGCCCGGTCGCCGGGCTGGTCCGGGAACTGCGCGCCGAAGCGTCGGTCCTGGACCTGGTGCACTCGGTGGGCCGCGAACTGACCGCTCAGCTCGACCGAGACCGGATGGTGCAGAACGCGACCGACGCGGCCACGAAAGCGACCGGAGCCGCGTTCGGCGCGTTCTTCTACAACCTGGTCGACGAACTGGGCGAGTCCTACACCGGGTACACGATCTCCGGGGTGCCGCGGGAGGCGTTCTCCCGGTTCCCGATGCCCCGCAACAACGAGGTGTTCGCTCCCACGTTCGACGGTGCCGGCACCTTCCGCAGTGCCGACATCACCCAGGACACCCGCTTCGGCCGGAACGCGCCGTACTACGGGATGCCCGAAGGTCACCTGCCGGTGTGCAGCTACCTCGCCGTCCCGGTGATCAGCCCGACGACCGAAGAGGTACTGGGCGGCTTCTTCTTCGGCCACCCGCAGCCGGATCGGTTCACCGCGCGCCACGAGTTCCTCGCCGAAGGCATCGCCCGCTACGCCGCCATCGCCCTGGACAACGCGCGGCTGTACGAGCGCGAACGCACCCTGGTCACCGAGTTGTCCCGCAGCATGCTGCCGGACGTCCCCGAGGTCGCGGGGGCGGACGTGGTGACGCGGTACCTGCCGGCGGCGACCGGCAGCAAGATCGGCGGCGACTGGTTCGACGTCATCCCGCTCACCTCCGGCGCCACCGCCTTCGTCATCGGTGATGTCGTCGGCCACGGTGTCACCGCCGCGACCATCATGGGCCAGGTCCGCATCGCCATCCGGTCCTACGCCCTGCTCGAACTGCGTCCGTCCGAGGTTCTGCGCAACGTCTCCCAGCTGACCGCCGGACTGGCCGAAGCCGGCTTCGTCACGTGCTTCTACGCCGTGCACGACCCCGGGCGGCGCATCCTCACCTACGCCAACGCCGGCCACCTCCCGGCCATCCTCGTCGAGCCGCAGGGCGAAACCCACCAGATCGGGGAAGCACTGGCCCAACCGCTGGGCGTGGGCGCCGAGTTCCCCGAACGGACGACGCCGTTCCCGCCCGGGGTGGACTTGGTGCTCTACACCGACGGCCTGGTCGAAAGCCGCACCCGCGACCTGACCGTCGGCATCGAATGGCTGCTGGAGGGAATCGGCCGGGTGCTCGGCGCGGCCGACCTGGAGACGGCATGGGACGAGCTGATCTCCGAGCTCACCCTCGGCCGCCACGACGACGACATCGCGCTCATCCACGTCCACCGCCGCGTCGACCCCCCGGCGGCCGAATTCCACCAACGTGCCGACGCCACCGTCGACCAGCTCGCCGGACTGCGCAGCGGCCTGACCCGGTGGGCGGCGGGACTGGGCATGAGCGTCGAGCGCCACGAAGATCTGGTCCTGGCCAGCTACGAGGCGATGTCCAACTCCGTCGAACACGCCTACCGCGACCACCCACGGCCCGGCGGCCTGGAGGTGCACGGCGAACGTCACCGCGGCGAGGTGACGGTGACCGTCACCGACTACGGCACCTGGAAGGCCCCGGACGTCACCGACACGCTGCGAGGGCGCGGCCATCTGCTGATCGACGCCTTGGCCGACCACACCTCGACCATCCACCGGGACAACGGCACCACCGTCACCCTGACCTGGACCCTTCCCGGCTAG
- a CDS encoding fatty acid desaturase family protein, whose product MVVSPANADAGARATSRNDFGELIRLVRSEGLLDRRYGYYAVKISLTLLALAGGCVAFALLGDSWWQLVTAVFFAVMFAQVAFLGHDAGHNQIFRSGRANDRAGYALGAVVGMSYGWWMGKHSRHHANPNHEGDDPDIDIPLLAFTRGQSAEKSGFVRWTSKHQAWLFFPLLFLEGLSLHWAGIDAVWRGKVKARRLEAVSLVAHFVVYLGAVFVVLSPPVAIAFIAVHQGLWGVYMGCSFAPGHKGMPTFTDKTKLDFLRKQVLTSRNIRGGRWVDFTLGGLNHQIEHHLFPSMPRVNLRRAQPLVRQFCADHGIDYAQCGLLKTYYYVLQHLHDVSAPLREKSARAR is encoded by the coding sequence ATGGTTGTGTCTCCGGCGAACGCCGACGCGGGCGCCCGCGCGACGTCGCGTAACGACTTCGGTGAGCTGATTCGCCTCGTGCGGAGTGAAGGTCTGCTTGACCGTCGCTACGGTTACTATGCGGTGAAAATCAGTCTCACCCTGCTCGCGCTGGCCGGCGGGTGCGTGGCGTTCGCGCTGCTGGGCGACTCGTGGTGGCAGCTGGTCACGGCGGTCTTCTTCGCGGTGATGTTCGCCCAGGTGGCGTTTCTCGGCCACGACGCGGGGCACAACCAGATCTTCCGCAGCGGACGGGCGAACGACCGTGCCGGCTATGCCCTCGGGGCCGTCGTCGGCATGAGCTACGGCTGGTGGATGGGCAAGCACAGCCGGCACCACGCCAATCCCAACCACGAAGGCGACGATCCCGACATCGACATCCCGCTGCTCGCCTTCACCCGGGGGCAGTCGGCGGAGAAGAGCGGGTTCGTGCGCTGGACGTCGAAGCACCAGGCGTGGTTGTTCTTTCCGTTGTTGTTCCTGGAAGGGCTGAGCCTGCACTGGGCCGGCATCGATGCCGTGTGGCGCGGAAAGGTCAAAGCCCGCCGCCTGGAGGCGGTGTCGCTGGTCGCGCACTTCGTGGTGTACCTCGGTGCGGTGTTCGTGGTGTTGTCCCCGCCGGTGGCGATCGCGTTCATCGCCGTGCACCAAGGGCTGTGGGGCGTCTACATGGGATGTTCGTTCGCGCCGGGGCACAAGGGCATGCCCACCTTCACCGACAAGACCAAGCTCGACTTCCTGCGCAAACAGGTCCTCACCAGCCGCAACATCCGCGGCGGCCGGTGGGTCGACTTCACGCTCGGCGGGCTCAACCACCAGATCGAGCACCACCTGTTCCCCAGCATGCCGCGCGTCAACCTGCGCCGCGCGCAACCTTTGGTGCGCCAGTTCTGCGCCGACCACGGGATCGACTACGCCCAGTGTGGGCTGCTGAAGACCTACTACTACGTCCTGCAGCACCTGCACGACGTCAGCGCACCACTCCGCGAGAAGAGCGCACGTGCCCGGTGA